A window of the Diceros bicornis minor isolate mBicDic1 chromosome 30, mDicBic1.mat.cur, whole genome shotgun sequence genome harbors these coding sequences:
- the C30H19orf67 gene encoding UPF0575 protein C19orf67 homolog yields the protein MATEQWFVGPLPPGPGETPPPDDLESGAQPCGDLSWSTPPGRPGDPPEAEPQDVQGQVPEASTSTPSPEPLAPGPGRAPPRLPWDTMFSPITEQLRYLLKKADDFQSYLLYSRDRVQKEQLAKAMPTFLQICEPYFLYLEAAARSVPPIYGALQELVRKGLLEISQQLTLRLEQVVLMYASFGFVGLEETDPLSISCFFCGRFAISPAHEVSIFRYCAPAAYTARRFPRYLYKKMRWNLETTPEPSGWGHDSHVDYYFLCYRDTWEDTGTSPANSCPQIQKLWSIGRWVPLEPAEDDLYSWTLCPQPLGDYQQLLTIGFEEPSHTLATDLLVQILTGQAGAARPPSAAGPAAWAAQGP from the exons ATGGCTACTGAGCAGTGGTTCGTGGGGCCGCTCCCCCCGGGCCCTGGGGAAACCCCGCCCCCAGATGACTTGGAATCTGGGGCACAGCCTTGCGGAGACCTCTCGTGGTCGACGCCCCCTGGCCGACCTGGGGACCCACCCGAGGCGGAGCCCCAGGACGTCCAGGGGCAGGTGCCCGAGGCCTCCACCTCTACGCCTTCCCCCGAGCCTCTGGCCCCGGGCCCGGGGCGCGCACCTCCTCGCCTACCCTGGGACACCATGTTCAGCCCCATCACCGAACAGCTCCGCTACCTGCTCAAGAAGGCAGATGACTTCCAGAGCTACTTGCTCTACAG CAGAGACCGAGTGCAGAAGGAACAGCTGGCAAAGGCCATGCCCACCTTCTTACAGATATGTGAGCCCTACTTCCTGTACCTGGAGGCAGCTGCGAGGAGCGTGCCCCCCATCTATGGAGCCCTGCAGGAGCTGGTCCGGAAGGGG CTGTTGGAGATCTCCCAGCAGCTGACCCTCCGCCTGGAACAGGTGGTCCTCATGTATGCCTCCTTTGGGTTCGTGGGCCTGGAGGAGACTGACCCCCTAAG CATCTCCTGTTTCTTCTGTGGGAGGTTCGCCATCAGCCCTGCCCATGAGGTGTCCATCTTCAGATACTGTGCCCCAGCCGCCTACACTGCCCGCCGCTTCCCGCGATACCTGTATAAGAAGATGCGCTGGAACCTGGAAACCACCCCTGAGCCCAGCGGCTGGGGGCACGATTCCCATGTGGATTA cTACTTCTTGTGCTATCGAGACACATGGGAAGACACAGGCACCAGTCCGGCCAATTCATGCCCCCAGATTCAGAAGCTGTGGTCCATTGGCCGATGGGTGCCACTAGAACCAGCCGAGGATGACCTTTATTCATG GACTTTGTGCCCGCAGCCGCTTGGGGACTACCAGCAGCTGCTGACCATCGGCTTCGAGGAACCGTCGCACACGCTGGCCACCGACCTGCTGGTGCAGATCCTCACGGGCCAGGCGGGCGCGGCCCGGCCCCCGAGCGCAGCCGGGCCCGCGGCGTGGGCCGCGCAGGGGCCTTGA
- the MISP3 gene encoding uncharacterized protein MISP3 → METPIEREIRRSCEREESLRRSRGLSPGRAGRELVELRVRPVLSLPGPGPALPRALERARAGAQMQRDIEREAHRQAALVLPAGPERRARQPPPPLGELKRFFEAAGGCGSSPAAEGGAGLQPLPEPGGRLRSAAQGHCPVLARAPPPLAPSLLEQEVREVHERERELQRQRLSVYGTAEFKEPAPSLTASRGDGKLAVIWPPRRKASENGLEQEERKP, encoded by the exons ATGGAGACGCCCATCGAGCGCGAAATCCGCCGCAGCTGCGAACGCGAGGAGAGCCTGCGCCGGAGCCGAGGCCTGAGCCCAGGCCGTGCGGGCCGCGAACTCGTCGAGCTGCGCGTGCGGCCGGTGCTCAGCCTGCCGGGCCCCGGCCCCGCGCTCCCGCGCGCCTTGGAGCGCGCGCGGGCGGGCGCGCAGATGCAGCGAGACATCGAGCGGGAGGCTCACCGGCAGGCGGCGCTGGTGCTCCCCGCGGGCCCGGAGCGCCGCGCCcggcagccgccgccgccgctgggCGAGCTCAAGCGCTTCTTCGAGGCCGCCGGCGGGTGCGGCTCCTCGCCGGCGGCGGAGGGCGGCGCGGGCCTGCAGCCGCTGCCCGAGCCCGGAGGCCGGCTGCGCTCGGCGGCGCAGGGCCACTGCCCGGTGCTGGCCCGCGCCCCGCCGCCCCTCGCGCCGTCGCTGCTGGAGCAGGAGGTGCGCGAGGTGCACGAGCGCGAGCGGGAGCTGCAGCGCCAGCGGCTCAGCGTCTACGGCACCGCCGAGTTCAAGGAGCCCGCGCCCAGCCTTACGG CAAGCAGGGGTGATGGAAAGCTGGCAGTGATCTGGCCTCCCCGCAGAAAGGCGTCGGAGAACGGCTTGGAGCAG GAGGAGCGGAAGCCTTGA
- the SAMD1 gene encoding sterile alpha motif domain-containing protein 1 gives MAGPPALPPPETAAAATTAAAASSSAASPHYQEWILDTIDSLRSRKARPDLERICRMVRRRHGPEPERTRAELEKLIQQRAVLRVSYKGSISYRNAARVQPPRRGATPPAPPRAPRGGPAAAAPPPTPAPPPPPAPVAAAAPARAPRAAAAAAATAPPSPGPAQPGPRAQRAAPLAAPPPAPAAPPAVAPPAGPRRAPPPAVAAREPPLPPPPQPPAPPQQQQPPPPQPQQPPEGGAARAGGPARPVSLREVVRYLGGSGGAGGRLTRGRVQGLLEEEAAARGRLERTRLGALALPRGDRPGRAPPAASARASRSKRGGEERVLEQEEEEEDDEDEEDEDAVSEGSEVPEGDRPAGAQHHQLNGERGPQSAKERIKEWTPCGPHQGQDEGRGPAPGSGTRQVFSMAAMSKEGGSASAATGPDSPSPVPLPPGKPALPGADGTPFGCPSGRKEKPADPVEWTVMDVVEYFTEAGFPEQATAFQEQEIDGKSLLLMQRTDVLTGLSIRLGPALKIYEHHIKVLQQGHFEEDDPDGFLG, from the exons ATGGCGGGGCCCCCGGCCCTACCCCCGCCGGAGACGGCGGCGGCCGCCACCACGGCGGCCGCTGCCTCGTCGTCCGCTGCTTCCCCCCACTACCAAGAGTGGATCCTGGACACCATCGACTCGCTGCGCTCGCGCAAGGCGCGGCCGGACCTGGAGCGCATCTGCCGGATGGTGCGGCGGCGGCACGGCCCGGAGCCGGAGCGCACGCGCGCCGAGCTCGAGAAACTGATCCAGCAGCGCGCCGTGCTCCGGGTCAGCTACAAGGGGAGCATCTCGTACCGCAACGCGGCGCGCGTCCAGCCGCCCCGGCGCGGAGCCACCCCGCCGGCCCCGCCGCGCGCCCCCCGCGGGGGCCCGGCCGCCGCTGCGCCGCCGCCCACGCCCGCCCCGCCGCCACCGCCCGCGCccgtcgccgccgccgccccggcccGGGCGCCCCGCGCGGCCGCCGCTGCCGCTGCCACAGCGCCCCCCTCGCCCGGCCCCGCGCAGCCGGGCCCCCGCGCGCAGCGGGCCGCGCCCCTGGCCGCGCCGCCGCCTGCCCCCGCCGCTCCTCCGGCAGTGGCGCCCCCGGCCGGCCCGCGCCGCGCCCCCCCGCCCGCCGTCGCCGCCCGGgagccgccgctgccgccgccgccacaGCCGCCGGCGCcgccacagcagcagcagccgccgccgccgcagccaCAGCAGCCGCCGGAGGGGGGCGCGGCGCGGGCCGGCGGCCCGGCGCGGCCCGTGAGCCTGCGGGAAGTCGTGCGCTACCTCGGGGGCAGCGGCGGCGCCGGCGGCCGCCTGACCCGCGGCCGCGTGCAGGGGCTGCtggaggaggaggcggcggcgcGGGGCCGCCTGGAGCGCACTCGACTCGGAGCGCTCGCGCTGCCCCGCGGGGACAGGCCCGGACGGGCGCCGCCGGCCGCCAGCGCCCGCGCGTCGCGGAGCAAG AGAGGTGGCGAAGAGCGAGTCCTtgagcaggaagaggaggaggaagatgatgaaGATGAAGAGGATGAGGACGCTGTGTCCGAGGGCTCCGAGGTGCCGGAGGGTGACCGTCCAGCAGGTGCCCAGCACCACCAGCTTAATGGCGAGAGGGGCCCTCAGAGTGCCAAGGAGAGGATCAAGGAGTGGACACCCTGTGGACCCCACCAGGGCCAGGATGAAGGGCGGGGGCCGGCGCCGGGCAGCGGCACCCGCCAGGTGTTCTCCATGGCGGCCATGAGTAAGGAAGGGGGATCAG CCTCTGCTGCCACTGGGCCAGACTCCCCATCTCCTGTGCCTTTGCCCCCAGGAAAACCAGCCCTACCTGGGGCTGATGGGACCCCCTTTGGCTGTCC TTCCGGGCGCAAGGAGAAGCCGGCTGACCCCGTGGAGTGGACGGTGATGGATGTGGTCGAGTACTTCACTGAGGCCGGCTTCCCCGAGCAGGCAACAGCTTTCCAAGAGCAG GAGATCGACGGCAAGTCTTTGCTGCTCATGCAGCGCACAGATGTGCTCACTGGCTTGTCCATCCGCCTGGGCCCCGCCCTGAAGATCTACGAGCACCACATCAAGGTGCTGCAGCAAGGCCACTTTGAGGAGGACGACCCCGACGGCTTTCTAGGCTGA